A region of Phocoena phocoena chromosome 17, mPhoPho1.1, whole genome shotgun sequence DNA encodes the following proteins:
- the UBE2W gene encoding ubiquitin-conjugating enzyme E2 W — MTLNEKSVQNSITQWIVDMEGAPGTLYEGEKFQLLFKFSSRYPFDSPQVMFTGENIPVHPHVYSNGHICLSILTEDWSPALSVQSVCLSIISMLSSCKEKRRPPDNSFYVRTCNKNPKKTKWWYHDDTC, encoded by the exons ATGACTTTAAATGAAAAGAGTGTTCAAAATTCAATTACACA gtGGATTGTAGATATGGAAGGTGCACCAGGTACCTTATATGAAGGGGAAAAATTTCAACTTCTATTTAAGTTTAGTAGTCGATATCCTTTTGACTCTCCTCAG gtCATGTTTACTGGTGAaaatattcctgttcatcctcaTGTTTATAGCAATGGTCatatctgtttatccattctaacaGAAGACTGGTCCCCAGCGCTCTCAGTCCAATCAGTTTGTCTTAGCATTATTAGCATGCTTTCCAGCTGCAAAGAAAAG AGACGACCACCAGATAATTCTTTTTATGTTCGAACATGTAACAagaatccaaagaaaacaaaatggtggTATCATG ATGATACTTGTTGA